The stretch of DNA ACCTGGAGCCCCAAGATCAATAGCTCCGTTTCCATAGTTAGAATAGTACGCTAATCTATTTTCAGTACCAAAACCAGCACCAATAGAAGAAACTGTTACTACTCCTGGTATTTGAGCAGGTACATAAAATACTGCTCCTTTTGCTTCCCAACCGTCTGTTCTGCCTTCATTTATTTTTTCCGCGACTTTAGAAGGATTACTTAAATCGTAAGATGAATTTCCAGCGGATGCTACTACTGTAGCCCCTTTTTTCACAGCATATCTTACTGCACGTGTATACGCTGTATAATCTGCTGCGCTATTGCCACCTCTTATTTTTTCACCAGTATTTGGATTTGTATAGAACCATTGACCAAGAAGTCGCGTACCACCTAAGCTCATATTAATAACATCGACACCGTCATTTGCAGCAGCAATAATCGCATCCGTAATCCAAATTTGTTGTGCCCCACCGGTAGCTCCAAAAACTCGATAAGAACGTAATGTAACACCAGGTGCTACCCCTTTCATTCTACCATCAGCACCAATTGTACCTGCTACGTGAGTACCATGACTATTCCAATCCCAAGAGTCAGTTGTCCCAGGTACGAATGTTTTAGATCCTTCTAGATCAACATTTGCAACTAGATCCGGATGATTAAAATCAAATCCTGTATCGATAACAGCTACAACCACTTCACTTCTTCCCTCTTTATTAATACTATGGCTAGCCCCATTGTTTGTCACCTGCTCAATATCCCATTGATAACCCGATTCCCAAATATTCTCGATAATATTAGTGTTTGTTTCTACCTCGTTACCATCTGTTTCAAATTCAGGTAATTCAAGATTTACTTCTACGGAAGGTCCAATAGATAACACTTGTTTATTTTTCAACATTTCTTTTAGAAAAGTTCCTGAATTATTTGTTGCAACTTCAATTACACCAATTTGTGGTACTTCATATGTAATTTGTCCTCCTGCTTTTGAAACAAGTGTATTCACATTTGAAGGTAAATTCTCCGACTGAATGAAATACTACTAACAGTCGCTGTTCATGAAGTGATGCGTTAACTGTGGAAGTGTTCCCAAAACTTAATGAAGAAAAAGCTAAAATTAATACTAATGTTGCGGAAAAAATTGATTTCAACACCTTTGCCATTCCATTCCCTCCCTATAATAAAAGTCTATTTAACTTAGACAACCCTATTTTATTGTATAAGTAGGAAAAATGCGTCAACCGATAGCGCTAATTTTCAAAATATTCAAAATAGGTTTTTCTACTCTTTTTTTATTGAAAATAAGTAGAATGTTATTAAAAAACGCAAAAAAGCGTATAAGAGATATATACACTCTTTTACGCTTCATTTAATTCTCCTCTTGAAAAAGCCTCTCTATTTCTTCCTTTGATAAATCTTTCCCGATTAAAATAATTTTAGGTGATTCATTCTCCTTAATTTTATGTACAGATAATTGCTTAGCTGCGTATTGAAATTCATATAAGTCATTTGACGTATCTAAATAAACAATCCCTTTTGCCCTAATTACTTTCGTTGCTAATGACTTTAACTTTTCTTCTAGCTGCTTGCGAGTAATTGGTTTAGCCCACTTCATTTTTATTGCTTCAATATGATGGTGATGATGGTGATGATGGTGATCTTGTTCACTCACCTCTACAACATGTACCCTTTTTTCTAACAATATTTCAAGTGGAATTTCTCCATGAGTCGTCTGATACATCGGAATATCTCGATTCATCTCAAGTAAGATTTTTCTCTCTACCTTTTTCAATTCTTTTTCAGATACTAAGTCAATTTTATTTATAATAAGTAAGGAAGCAGCTTCAATCTGTTCCTTAAGGAGTGCTCTAATTTCTTTAGAACTTGCAAAAAAGCTTTGATATTCTAAATAGTGACTTGCATCAACGATACTTATCATAGATTGTAGCTCAAACGTATCAATAAAATGAGGATCAAAAAGTATGTCTCGGATTTCTAACGGGTTTGCTACACCGGTTCCTTCAATTAGTAACACATCAATGGGCTCATTTTTTAATGATTGGAGCGTACCCTTTAAATCACCTTGGATCGTACAACATATACAGCCATTTAAAAGTTCAATCATCTTTTCTTCACTAAAGAGATGTTTCTCTACGTTTTCATCTCCTAGTTCATTTAATATAATGCCAGGCTGTTTATTCTCCTTTTTGAAGTGGTTAATCATGTGAAGTAAAACCGTTGTTTTTCCACTACCTAAAAATCCACTAATAACGTAGACAGGTATCTTTTTCATGACCTTCCTCCTTATTTTTCCCTCTATTATCGTTATTCCCATTTATCGCTTTCATACTCATTATTGTATACTTTATTATAACATAAAGCGTAACAATTACGATTTATGTTATATTTGAATAACCACTGAAATAAATAAATGGTGAGTATAATATGAAAAGACACGTTGAGGAAAATGCACCTTGCACTCCCACTTATTAACAGAATTATCTTCTTTTTGACGATACATAATAATGTTGTATCTTCTGAAAAAGGGGGCACAACAATGGGAAGAGAAGTTGAAGTTTTATGTGAAGTGAAAAACTGTCACTATTGGGGACAAGGAAACCTTTGTAATGCAGATGCCATTTATGTTGTATCACATAGAGGTACTGAAGCATCTGATTCGAAGGAAACGGATTGTAAAACATTTGAACCAAGCACTAGCATGTAAAAAAAGTAGCAGTTCCAGATTTACACTGGAACTGCTCTTAATTGGAGCTCGATTGAACGAATTTTTTACGAACTAACCATTTAATAAATATCCCATGTTTCGGGGAGAAGAAAAAGCATAAAACAAAAAGAATCCCTGCCATTGTTGCCATTGAACCTGAAATAGACACATTTAAAATAGATGCTGCGTAATACCCTAAACCTGCTGCTAAAACACCAAGTAAAGCACTTAGTAGTAACATAATACTTAGTCTATCTGTTAATAAATATGCACTTGCTCCAGGGGCTATTAACATAGCAACAACTAGTATAGCACCAACGCTATCAAAAGAAGCAACGGTTGTTATAGAAAGCATTCCCATCAGTACGTAATGAATAAACATAACCGGAATTCCAATCGCTGTTGCCATTTCAGGATCAAACGAGGTTATTTTTAATTCCTTATAGAAAATTACGATTAAAGTGAGGTTAATGAAAAGAACTATCCCTAACATCCAAACTGCTATTGGTCCTAAATCCACTCCACCTATTTCCCAAGTATTCCACGGTACGAAGGCAATCTCACCCATTAGAGCATGATCCACATCTAAATGAATTCTGCCAGCATAAAGAGAGATTAGTACTACTCCAAGTGCAAATAAGGAAGTAAAGACTACCCCTATTGCAGCATCTGATTGAACTCCTGAGGAATGGAGGAGCTGTACAAAAAATGCTGTTAACAAACCAACAATTATAGCACCAGCAAACATATAGATTCCTTCCATACTACTGCTAACCAAATACGCTGCTACGATTCCAAGTAAAACAGTGTGACTAATTGCATCTGCTAACATAGCCATCTTTCTTAAAATTAGAAAGCATCCAGTAATACCACAAGTAATACCGACGAGAGAACCAGTTACGATAATCCATGCTTCGTACGTCATGAATGTCCTGCCTCCCTTTTGCTTATCATTTGGTAGTTTCGTTCTTTACTATTTTTTAATTGATATAGTGATAAGGCAATCGGTTCTCTTCCGAATTCTTTGAGTAAATGTGTTAGCTGTTGTATTAATTCTTTTGGTTCGTTGAGCACATTATATCCACTTTCTCGCCAATTTAATTCTGGAAATTGACTTTCATTCATTAAATACATATCTAATAATCTTTCTTTTAACACAATTTCATGCGCTATAAATAACCCTTTTTCGGTTAAATAAATTTGATAGTTTTCGTCTATAGAAATTAATTTTTCCTTCATTAATCTTTTATAAATAAAAGGAGTGAATAAGGAGTTTTCACTCTCTTTAATATTAACAACACCTATACAATTGGAAGAAGCTAATGATTTTTCTGTCTCATTATATAAACTAGTTAGGATGTTTTCTAGTACAACTTGTTTTCTGACCATTAATAGTTTATATGCTTGGAATAGCACTCCTCTTTTTACACCAAATAATAAGGAAAACAAAAACATCATAGTTGCTGCTAGAATAATTAATGGCCCGGTAGGCATTCCTCTAGTTAGGGTACTAAGAAGGGTTCCTATTACTCCAGACACACCTCCAATGACTCCTGAAATAATAACCATATAATCTAGCCTTTCTGTCCAATACCTTGCAGAAATTGCCGGAGTAATTAACATCGCCGCCATTAGAACAACTCCAACTGCTTGAAGACCAATCACTACCGCACAGACAATTAAAGTCATTAATAAGCCATTTAGCCATTTAACAGGTAACCCAATTCCTTGTGCAAATTGTGCATCAAAAGTTATTAACTTTAATTCTTTGAATAATAGAATGGTAGTTGCTATAAGAATTATAGAAACAGTTGTTATAATGTTTACATCACTGCCTACAATTGAAGCTGCCTGCCCAAAAATGAAAGAATCTAAGCCTGCTTGATTCCCTTTACCTAGCTGTTGAATGTAAGTTAATAACGTAATTCCTAATCCGAAAAACACACTTAATACTAATCCAATCGCTGTATCTTCCTTAATTCTCGAGTGCTTAATTATCGCTTGAATACAATAAGTACCTATTAAACCAGATAAGGCGGCACCAATCATAAACCACGACATAGACTTAGCCCCATAAATAAGAAATGCAATACAAATACCAGGCAAAGCGGCATGGGCCATCGCATCTCCTAATAAGCTTTGCTTTCTTAGTAAAGCAAAACTACCTAAAACACCACTGGCGATACCTAACAAGGACGTACCAATTAATACCCATTGTACATTGGGATCTTGAAGCATTTGTAAGAGGAAATCCATATTTTCACCCCTACTGTTCGATTAGCGTATTATTTTGATCTAAAAACGCTAATCTCCCACCATATGTTTTTTGTAAATTTTCAATTGTAAAGACTTCATTAGTAGGTCCTAGTGCTACTTTACGTAAGTTTAGAAGTAATACCCAGTCAAAATATTCTTTAACAGTTTGTAAGTCATGATGTACGACTAGTACTGTTTTCCCTTGTTCTTTTAATTCATTTAAAATTGTAATGATTGCCTTCTCCGTTGCTGCATCTACCCCTACAAACGGTTCATCCATAAAATAGATGCTAGCATCTTGTGCTAACGCTCTAGCAAGAAACACTCTCTGTTGCTGACCTCCTGAAAGTTGGCTAATTTGACGTTTAGCATATTCTTTCATTCCAACTTTATCAAGGCATTCAAGAGCATAAGCAATGTCCTTTTTGTTTGGCCTCTTAAACCAACCGATATGCCCATATCTCCCCATTAATACTACATCTAAGGCATTTGTTGGGAAATCCCAATCAACAGAGCCTCTTTGCGGTACATAACCAATTAATTTTCTTTGACTTTTATATTGCCTATCGTATATAGTTACATGCCCTGTTGCTCTCGGAATTAATTCCAGTATTGCTTTTATTAAAGTAGATTTTCCGGCACCGTTTGGACCTATTATTCCAATTAGCTTTCCTTCAGGAATCGAAAAGCTTACTTCTTTTAAAACAGGTTTTCGATTATACGCAACAGTTAAATTTTCCACTTTTAATGGGTCCATAATATTTTTCTTCACATCCTTAACGTTAATGAAACAATTAAGAAGGATGGGCATTTGA from Sutcliffiella cohnii encodes:
- a CDS encoding S8 family serine peptidase; its protein translation is MNTLVSKAGGQITYEVPQIGVIEVATNNSGTFLKEMLKNKQVLSIGPSVEVNLELPEFETDGNEVETNTNIIENIWESGYQWDIEQVTNNGASHSINKEGRSEVVVAVIDTGFDFNHPDLVANVDLEGSKTFVPGTTDSWDWNSHGTHVAGTIGADGRMKGVAPGVTLRSYRVFGATGGAQQIWITDAIIAAANDGVDVINMSLGGTRLLGQWFYTNPNTGEKIRGGNSAADYTAYTRAVRYAVKKGATVVASAGNSSYDLSNPSKVAEKINEGRTDGWEAKGAVFYVPAQIPGVVTVSSIGAGFGTENRLAYYSNYGNGAIDLGAPGGDLGPNNQGGSKHLVLSAVPTYMTFNTARGLEAKALFGEGYGWKGGTSMAAPQVSGAAAAYIASVLADTGKKPSPMQVQTRLQQTAVDAGKNGYDEIYGHGIVNAHQALLRNKK
- a CDS encoding CobW family GTP-binding protein; translation: MKKIPVYVISGFLGSGKTTVLLHMINHFKKENKQPGIILNELGDENVEKHLFSEEKMIELLNGCICCTIQGDLKGTLQSLKNEPIDVLLIEGTGVANPLEIRDILFDPHFIDTFELQSMISIVDASHYLEYQSFFASSKEIRALLKEQIEAASLLIINKIDLVSEKELKKVERKILLEMNRDIPMYQTTHGEIPLEILLEKRVHVVEVSEQDHHHHHHHHHIEAIKMKWAKPITRKQLEEKLKSLATKVIRAKGIVYLDTSNDLYEFQYAAKQLSVHKIKENESPKIILIGKDLSKEEIERLFQEEN
- a CDS encoding DUF1540 domain-containing protein, whose amino-acid sequence is MGREVEVLCEVKNCHYWGQGNLCNADAIYVVSHRGTEASDSKETDCKTFEPSTSM
- a CDS encoding metal ABC transporter permease, encoding MTYEAWIIVTGSLVGITCGITGCFLILRKMAMLADAISHTVLLGIVAAYLVSSSMEGIYMFAGAIIVGLLTAFFVQLLHSSGVQSDAAIGVVFTSLFALGVVLISLYAGRIHLDVDHALMGEIAFVPWNTWEIGGVDLGPIAVWMLGIVLFINLTLIVIFYKELKITSFDPEMATAIGIPVMFIHYVLMGMLSITTVASFDSVGAILVVAMLIAPGASAYLLTDRLSIMLLLSALLGVLAAGLGYYAASILNVSISGSMATMAGILFVLCFFFSPKHGIFIKWLVRKKFVQSSSN
- a CDS encoding metal ABC transporter permease; protein product: MDFLLQMLQDPNVQWVLIGTSLLGIASGVLGSFALLRKQSLLGDAMAHAALPGICIAFLIYGAKSMSWFMIGAALSGLIGTYCIQAIIKHSRIKEDTAIGLVLSVFFGLGITLLTYIQQLGKGNQAGLDSFIFGQAASIVGSDVNIITTVSIILIATTILLFKELKLITFDAQFAQGIGLPVKWLNGLLMTLIVCAVVIGLQAVGVVLMAAMLITPAISARYWTERLDYMVIISGVIGGVSGVIGTLLSTLTRGMPTGPLIILAATMMFLFSLLFGVKRGVLFQAYKLLMVRKQVVLENILTSLYNETEKSLASSNCIGVVNIKESENSLFTPFIYKRLMKEKLISIDENYQIYLTEKGLFIAHEIVLKERLLDMYLMNESQFPELNWRESGYNVLNEPKELIQQLTHLLKEFGREPIALSLYQLKNSKERNYQMISKREAGHS
- a CDS encoding metal ABC transporter ATP-binding protein, translated to MDPLKVENLTVAYNRKPVLKEVSFSIPEGKLIGIIGPNGAGKSTLIKAILELIPRATGHVTIYDRQYKSQRKLIGYVPQRGSVDWDFPTNALDVVLMGRYGHIGWFKRPNKKDIAYALECLDKVGMKEYAKRQISQLSGGQQQRVFLARALAQDASIYFMDEPFVGVDAATEKAIITILNELKEQGKTVLVVHHDLQTVKEYFDWVLLLNLRKVALGPTNEVFTIENLQKTYGGRLAFLDQNNTLIEQ